ATCGATGATCTCGAAAGCGCAGAGCGGATGCCGCTCCGGCAGCGCCAGCACGAACGGGTCGTCGAACAGCGGCATCTCGGCCATGCCCTCTGCGCCCGAGGGCAGCGCGAGCAGGGCCAGGTCGATCCGCGCCTGCTGCAATTCGGTCAGCAGCGCCGCGGTCTGAGTTTCATGCAGGGTGAGGGTCAGCTGTGGAAATTCCTCCCGGAGCCGGGGCAAGATTCGGGGCAGCAGATAGGGCGCCACGGATGGGATCACGCCCAGGCGCAGGCTGCCGACCAGGGCCTGGTCGCTGCGGCGGGCCTGGTCCACGAGGTCGTTCACCGCCATGACGATGGCCCGCGCTCGCGCCACGATTTCGAGCCCGCGGGGGGTGAACACGATCTCGCGCGGCAACCGTTCCACCAGCGCTACGCCCAATTCGGCCTCGAGCGCAGCAATCTGCATGGACAGGGCCGGCTGCGAGACATGGCAAGCCTCGGCTGCCCGGCCGAAATGGCGGTGGCTCTCCAATGCGTCCAGGTATCTGAGCTGCTTTAGGCTGACCATGATCAGCTAATCTTATCGACCCTTTCGGATTTCGCAATTGGACCTGATCGCGCATTGCTCTTTAGAACTAGAACGGGACAAAAAAGGGAGCAGAAGACCATGGCGGAGCGTCCAACACTGACCACGACGGCCGGCGCGCCGATCGCGGACAACCAGAATTCACTGAGCGCAGGCGAGCGCGGCCCCCTGCTGATGCAGGACTATCAGCTCATCGAGAAGCTGGCCCATCAGAACCGCGAGCGCATTCCGGAGCGCACGGTGCATGCCAAGGGGTGGGGCGCCTACGGCACCCTCACCATCACCAATGATATCACCCGCTATACCAGGGCAGCCGTCTTCTCGCAGGTGGGCAAGCAGACCCCCATGCTGGCCCGCTTCTCGACCGTGGCAGGCGAACTCGGCGCGGCCGACCATGAGCGCGACGTGCGCGGCTTTGCCCTGAAATTCTACACGGAAGAGGGAAACTGGGACCTGGTCGGCAACAACACGCCCGTGTTCTTCGTGCGCGACCCCTACAAGTTCCCCGATTTCATCCACACCCAAAAGCGGCATCCCAAGACCAACCTGCGGTCGGCCACCGCCATGTGGGACTTCTGGTCGCTCTCGCCGGAAAGCCTGCATCAGGTGACGATCCTGTTCTCCGACCGCGGCATTCCGCAGAGCCCGCGCTTCATGCACGGCTTCGGCTCGCATACCTTCTCGTTCATCAATGCGGATAACGAGCGCTTTTGGGTCAAATTCCACTTCAAGACCCAGCAGGGCATCCGCAATCACACCAATGCGGAGGCCGAGGCGATCATCGGCAAGTCGCGCGAGTCCTACCAGGAGGATCTGTTCAACGCGATCGAGGCCAAGGACTTTCCGCGCTGGACCATGTATGTGCAGATCATGCCGGAGCTGGATGCGGAAAAGACCTGGTACAACCCGTTCGACCTCACCAAAGTCTGGCCGCACGGGGATTATCCGCTGATCGAGGTTGGGGTGATGGAGCTCAACCGCAACCCCGAGAACTATTTCGCCGAGATCGAGCAGGCGGCCTTCTCGCCCTCGAACATCGTGCCGGGCATCGGCTTCTCGCCGGACAAAATGCTGCAGGCGCGCATCTTCTCCTATGCGGACGCCCATCGCTACCGCCTCGGCACCCATTACGAGCACCTGCCGGTGAACCGGGCCCGCTGCCCCGTCCATCACTATCACAAGGATGGGCCGATGCGGTTCTTCACCGACACCAACCCTAACCCGGATGCCTATTACGAGCCGAATTCCTTCGGCGGGCCGGTGGAGAACAAGCGGTTCGCCGAGCCGCCGCTGCGGATCTCGGGCGATGCCGACCGCTACAACCACCGGGTGGGCAACGACGATTATACCCAGCCCGGCAATCTGTTCCGCCTGTTCAGCCCGGAGGAGCGGCAGCGTCTGTTCGACAATCTCGCCGCCGCGATGCAGGGCGTGCCAGAGGAGATCCTCAAGCGGCAGATTGTCCATTGCTACCGGGCCGATCCCGCATATGGCGAGGGCCTGGCCAAGCGGCTGGGCATCGATATCAGCGGGCTTGGGCTGGCACAGGCGGCCGAATAGCACAATTCCGAGGCTTTGCGCGTTGGGGGCGCTCCGGCGCCCCCAATTGCTTTCGGCGGCAGGATGGCCCGGCACAGCTTGCGGCCGGGCCGGTCGGCTGTCACAATCGGATCGATCCCGGTCACGAAAGACTTATGGGCCGGAGGGCGTCGATGCGGGTCTGTCCCATAGACTTAGCCACGCCGTTCCCCTATACCAACACAGCGCATCTGCATGTGTTTTCAAGATGTTTGTCATTTAGCAGGAAGGGTTAGAAACGGATGCCTTGGAGCAATCAAGGCGGTGGCTGGCAGGGCGGCGGACGGGGACCCTGGGGGCAGGGGCCCCAAGGGGGCGGACCGCGCAATACCCCACCGGACCTGGAAGAGATCCTGAAGCGAGGCCAGGACCGGCTGCGGAGCATTCTGCCGGGCGGGGGTGGTGGCGGCTCCAACAAGCTGGTCGTCTTCGCGGTCATCGCTGCGCTGATCGGCGTCTATCTCTGGAACGCGGCCTACCGCGTGCAGCCGGACCAGGTCGGTGTCGAACTCCTGTTCGGCAAGGCCAAGCCCGGCGAGACCACGCCCGGCCTCCACTTCATCTTCTGGCCTTTCGAGACGGTCGAGACCGTGCCGGCCCTTCGCACCAACCAGATGCGCATAGGCTCCCTGCAGCCGGGCCGCAACGACGACGCCGGCCTCATGCTCACCGGCGACCAGAATATCGTCGATATCGGTTTCACGGTGATCTGGCGGATCAGCAATCCCCGCCAGTATCTCTTCGACATTTCCCGGCCCGAGCTGCTCGTGCGCGTGGTGGCTGAAAGCGCCATGCGCGACGTGGTGGGGCAGACCGCGGCCGAGGTCGTGCGCACCACCGGGCGCGGCGAGGTGCAGGAAGCAGTCCTCAGGCTGATGCAGAGCACCCTCGACAGCTATGACGCCGGCATTCAGCTGCTCAGCGTCAATATCGAACGCGCCGATCCGCCGACGGCCGTGTCCGATGCCTTCGAAGAGGTGCAGCGGGCCAAGCAGGACCAGGAGCGATTCATCGAGGACGCGCAGAAATATGCCAACCGCCGCTTGGGCGAGGCGCGCGGCGAGGCCGCCCGTATCCGGGAGGAAGCCGAGGGCTACAAGGGACGGGTGATCGCGGAGGCCGAGGGCTCCTCGGAGCGATTCGTGCAGATCTACAACGAATATGCCAAGGCCGAGGACGTGACCCGTCGGCGGCTGTATCTGGAGACCATGGAGGCAGTGCTGGGCGATTCCAACAAGGTGATCCTGGACGAGCAGGCAGGCCAGGGCGTGCTGCCTTACCTGCCGCTGCCCGAGCTGCAACAGCGCAGGGCCCAGCCGGGCGCTTCCGCCAACACGGGAGCCGCCCAATGAACCCCAGCATCCGCAACGCAGTCCTGATCGTCATAGCGGCATTGGCGCTGCTGGCCTATATGGCGACGTTCATCGTCGACGAGCGCCAACGCGCCCTGGTGGTCCAGTTCGGCGAGATCAAGCGCGAGATCGACGAGCCGGGGCTCTATTTCAAGATCCCGCTCATCGAGAGCGTGGTCTACATTCCCCGCCCGCTGCAGTTCTTCGAGAGCAACGACAAGCGGGTGCAGGTGGTGGACGGCCGCCGCTATCTGGTCGACACCATCACCATGTACCGCATCGACAACGCCCGCCGCTATCGCGAGGCGGTGGAAGCCAATCAGCAGAATGCGGAGGACCGGCTCGAGACGTCTCTCGATGCGGCGCTGCGCGCCACCTATGGCAAGCGCTCCTTCGATGCGGCCTTGAGCCAGGAGCGCGAGCAGATGATGCGCGAGATCCGCGATGCCCTGATCCCGAGCGCGCGCGAGATCGGCATCCAGATCGTCGATGTGCGGATCCGCCGCACCGACCTCCTGCCGGAAGTCATGCAGAGCACCTATGACCGCATGAGCGCCGAGCGCCTGGCCGAGGCCGAGCAGATCCGCGCCGTCGGCACGGAGCGCAGCCTGCAGATTCGCGCCCAGGCGGACCGCACCGCGGTGATCCTCGTCTCGGAGGCCCAGCGGGATGGTGAAATCACCCGCGGTGATGCGGATGCCGAGCGTAGCCGGATCTATGCGGAAGCCTATGGCCGCGCGCCGGAGTTCTTCGCGTTCTGGCGGTCGCTGGAGGCGTATCGGAAGAGCCTGCAAGGCAACAACACCACACTCGTGTTGCGGCCCGATTCCGAGTTCTTCTCCTTCTTCAACGACGCCGGTGGAGGGGCCAACCGGCCGCAAAACGGGTCAAACCGGGG
This window of the Rhodoligotrophos defluvii genome carries:
- the hflK gene encoding FtsH protease activity modulator HflK; amino-acid sequence: MPWSNQGGGWQGGGRGPWGQGPQGGGPRNTPPDLEEILKRGQDRLRSILPGGGGGGSNKLVVFAVIAALIGVYLWNAAYRVQPDQVGVELLFGKAKPGETTPGLHFIFWPFETVETVPALRTNQMRIGSLQPGRNDDAGLMLTGDQNIVDIGFTVIWRISNPRQYLFDISRPELLVRVVAESAMRDVVGQTAAEVVRTTGRGEVQEAVLRLMQSTLDSYDAGIQLLSVNIERADPPTAVSDAFEEVQRAKQDQERFIEDAQKYANRRLGEARGEAARIREEAEGYKGRVIAEAEGSSERFVQIYNEYAKAEDVTRRRLYLETMEAVLGDSNKVILDEQAGQGVLPYLPLPELQQRRAQPGASANTGAAQ
- a CDS encoding catalase produces the protein MAERPTLTTTAGAPIADNQNSLSAGERGPLLMQDYQLIEKLAHQNRERIPERTVHAKGWGAYGTLTITNDITRYTRAAVFSQVGKQTPMLARFSTVAGELGAADHERDVRGFALKFYTEEGNWDLVGNNTPVFFVRDPYKFPDFIHTQKRHPKTNLRSATAMWDFWSLSPESLHQVTILFSDRGIPQSPRFMHGFGSHTFSFINADNERFWVKFHFKTQQGIRNHTNAEAEAIIGKSRESYQEDLFNAIEAKDFPRWTMYVQIMPELDAEKTWYNPFDLTKVWPHGDYPLIEVGVMELNRNPENYFAEIEQAAFSPSNIVPGIGFSPDKMLQARIFSYADAHRYRLGTHYEHLPVNRARCPVHHYHKDGPMRFFTDTNPNPDAYYEPNSFGGPVENKRFAEPPLRISGDADRYNHRVGNDDYTQPGNLFRLFSPEERQRLFDNLAAAMQGVPEEILKRQIVHCYRADPAYGEGLAKRLGIDISGLGLAQAAE
- the hflC gene encoding protease modulator HflC; its protein translation is MNPSIRNAVLIVIAALALLAYMATFIVDERQRALVVQFGEIKREIDEPGLYFKIPLIESVVYIPRPLQFFESNDKRVQVVDGRRYLVDTITMYRIDNARRYREAVEANQQNAEDRLETSLDAALRATYGKRSFDAALSQEREQMMREIRDALIPSAREIGIQIVDVRIRRTDLLPEVMQSTYDRMSAERLAEAEQIRAVGTERSLQIRAQADRTAVILVSEAQRDGEITRGDADAERSRIYAEAYGRAPEFFAFWRSLEAYRKSLQGNNTTLVLRPDSEFFSFFNDAGGGANRPQNGSNRGAPLAAPSASAEPAPANRPQARPTLPIQPQ
- a CDS encoding LysR substrate-binding domain-containing protein, which codes for MVSLKQLRYLDALESHRHFGRAAEACHVSQPALSMQIAALEAELGVALVERLPREIVFTPRGLEIVARARAIVMAVNDLVDQARRSDQALVGSLRLGVIPSVAPYLLPRILPRLREEFPQLTLTLHETQTAALLTELQQARIDLALLALPSGAEGMAEMPLFDDPFVLALPERHPLCAFEIIDPLALRSERILLLEQGHCLRDQTVAFCQRMDVHGVDGLGATNLATLMQMVANGYGVTLLPQLAVTREAGACSGIALRPFSAPVPRRGLGLVWRRSSPRAADFTALGQLILDTAGAAASEPEPA